Proteins from a genomic interval of Ptychodera flava strain L36383 chromosome 7, AS_Pfla_20210202, whole genome shotgun sequence:
- the LOC139136186 gene encoding uncharacterized protein, with the protein MSKRCVIMLFVPFHIGIYITMSVLVAVCCCLKQFSLCFTVGLLALLLGDCTAARGIMSVKAGSTRIQCILISEVSLLALVVVLAYTVAKVSVELFLNDQMICGSAGMALFIFAILNLLFTFLVIPSLFLVLRHLRNSRVSNVQAHGTDDVKL; encoded by the exons ATGTCCAAGAGATGCGTCATTATGCTGTTCGTTCCATTTCACATTGGGATATATATCACCATGTCGGTATTGGTCGCAGTCTGTTGTTGTCTGAAGCAATTTTCTCTCTGTTTTACAGTGGGTTTACTCG CACTGTTGCTTGGAGATTGCACTGCCGCCAGGGGCATCATGAGTGTAAAGGCAGGAAGCACTAGG atacaatgtattCTGATCTCTGAAGTCTCGTTGCTGGCTTTAGTGGTTGTACTGGCTTACACAGTAGCAAAGGTCAGCGTGGAATTATTTTTGAATGATCAGATGATCTGTGGTTCTGCTGGGATGGCGCTGTTCATTTTCGCCATCTTAAATTTACTATTCACTTTCCTGGTGATTCCAAGTCTCTTCCTGGTG cTACGTCACTTACGAAACAGTCGTGTAAGTAATGTACAAGCTCATGGAACCGATGACGTCAAGCTCTGA